Proteins co-encoded in one Juglans regia cultivar Chandler chromosome 16, Walnut 2.0, whole genome shotgun sequence genomic window:
- the LOC109012495 gene encoding receptor protein kinase-like protein ZAR1, whose protein sequence is MCPLVLFLLLLCNSHCLVGSLNDEGYALLSFKGRITVDPEGSLSNWNSSDESPCLWNGITCKEQRVISISIPKKKLYGFLPSTLGALSQLRHVNLRNNKLFGSLPVELFEVQGLQSLVLYGNLLSGSVPSEIGKLTYLQTLDLSQNFFNGSLPSSIVQCKRLRILDLSQNNLTGSLPAGFGTGLVSLEKLDLSFNIFNGSIPSDMGNLSSLQGTVDLSHNRFSGSIPASLGNLPEKVYIDLTYNNLSGPVPQNGALMNRGPTAFIGNSWLCGPPLKNPCSSDTNSASSPSSIPFLPDNYPPENPDDSAGKKARGLSKSAVTAIVVGDVIGICLVGLLFSSCYARICACGKGKEENDYGFEKGGKGRKDCLCFRKDESETLSENVEQYDLVPLDTQVAFDLDELLKASAFVLGKSGIGIVYKVVLEDGLTLAVRRLGEGGSQRFKEFQTEVEAIGKVRHPNIVTVRAYYWSVEEKLLIYDYLPSGNLATAIHGKPGMISFTPLSWSVRLKIMKGIAKGLVYLHEFSPKKYVHGDLKPSNILLGENMEPHISDFGLGRLANIAGGSPTLQSNRMATERPQERQHKSATSEVTTISSGTSIGSNYQAPEALKVVKPSQKWDVYSFGVILLEMITGRLPIVHVGTLEMDIVQWIQLCIEEKKPLSDVLEPYLALDADNEEQMIAVLKIAMACVHSSPESRPAMRHVYDALDRLTMSTD, encoded by the exons ATGTGTCCATtggttttgtttcttcttcttctctgcaaCTCTCATTGTCTAGTGGGTTCTTTGAATGATGAAGGCTATGCACTTTTGTCGTTCAAAGGGCGCATTACAGTAGACCCGGAAGGGTCTCTGAGTAACTGGAACTCTTCTGATGAGAGCCCTTGTTTATGGAACGGGATTACATGCAAAGAACAAAGGGTTATTTCTATTAGCATTCCAAAGAAGAAACTTTATGGGTTTCTTCCTTCTACTCTTGGAGCTCTCTCTCAGCTCCGCCATGTAAATTTGAGGAACAATAAGTTGTTTGGAAGCTTGCCTGTTGAGCTCTTTGAAGTTCAGGGGCTACAAAGTCTGGTACTGTATGGGAACCTCTTATCTGGGTCCGTACCTAGTGAGATTGGGAAGCTCACATACCTCCAAACCTTAGATTTATCCCAGAATTTCTTTAATGGGTCTTTACCGAGTTCAATTGTTCAATGCAAGAGACTCAGAATCCTTGATCTCAGTCAAAATAATCTCACCGGTTCTCTGCCAGCTGGATTTGGAACTGGTTTGGTTTCTCTGGAAAAACTTGATCTTTCATTCAATATATTCAATGGTTCAATTCCTAGTGATATGGGAAATTTGTCCAGCTTGCAAGGTACGGTTGATTTATCTCACAATCGTTTCTCTGGATCAATCCCAGCCAGCCTTGGAAACCTTCCTGAGAAGGTATATATTGATCTCACTTATAACAATTTGAGCGGGCCTGTACCCCAAAATGGTGCACTAATGAACAGAGGACCAACAGCTTTTATTGGGAATTCTTGGCTCTGTGGCCCTCCACTGAAGAACCCATGTTCTTCAGATACAAACAGTGCGAGTTCACCTTCCTCCATTCCATTTTTGCCAGATAATTACCCACCTGAGAATCCTGATGACAGTGCTGGAAAGAAAGCAAGAGGCTTAAGTAAGAGTGCTGTAACTGCGATTGTAGTGGGTGATGTAATCGGCATTTGCCTCGTTGGATTGCTGTTCTCGTCTTGTTATGCAAGGATTTGTGCTTGTGGTAAGGGTAAGGaagaaaatgattatggttTTGAGAAGGGGGGTAAGGGAAGGAAGGATTGTTTGTGCTTTAGGAAGGATGAATCAGAGACTTTATCAGAAAATGTTGAGCAGTATGACCTTGTGCCATTGGATACACAGGTGGCTTTTGATTTGGATGAGCTTCTTAAGGCATCGGCTTTTGTTCTAGGAAAGAGTGGAATTGGAATTGTGTACAAAGTTGTACTTGAAGATGGGCTTACCTTAGCTGTGAGAAGGTTGGGTGAGGGAGGTTCTCAGAGGTTTAAAGAGTTTCAGACAGAAGTAGAAGCAATTGGAAAAGTAAGGCATCCTAATATTGTAACAGTAAGAGCCTATTATTGGTCTGTTGAAGAGAAACTGCTCATCTACGATTATCTGCCCAGTGGAAACCTTGCTACTGCAATTCATG GGAAACCTGGAATGATATCATTTACACCACTATCGTGGTCTGTTcgattgaaaattatgaaaggaATTGCAAAAGGGTTGGTTTATTTGCATGAGTTTAGCCCCAAAAAATATGTACATGGAGACCTGAAGCCGAGTAATATATTGCTTGGAGAGAATATGGAACCGCACATCTCTGATTTTGGACTTGGGCGCCTTGCTAATATTGCTGGAGGGTCCCCAACCCTGCAATCTAATCGAATGGCCACTGAGAGACCACAAGAAAGACAACATAAGAGTGCAACCTCAGAAGTTACTACGATTAGCTCAGGTACTAGTATAGGATCTAATTATCAAGCTCCTGAGGCACTTAAAGTGGTCAAACCCTCACAGAAATGGGATGTTTATTCATTTGGAGTGATCCTACTGGAAATGATTACCGGAAGATTGCCCATTGTTCATGTGGGTACCTTAGAGATGGATATTGTACAATGGATTCAGCTCTGCATTGAAGAAAAGAAGCCACTTTCAGATGTTTTGGAACCATATTTGGCTCTAGATGCAGATAATGAAGAGCAGATGATTGCAGTTCTAAAGATTGCAATGGCTTGTGTTCATAGCAGCCCTGAAAGCAGACCAGCAATGAGACATGTGTATGATGCTTTAGACAGACTTACCATGTCCACTGATTGA
- the LOC109012544 gene encoding auxin-responsive protein IAA32-like, whose protein sequence is MDSKISGFLLNSSNLQSAHFEAKQDDDGSIDLGLSLRTLQRPEDYHPSGSSRLLSLEGYDDWPHEANLNLNSLNSMHRRNIPEGCDEESEGVQSKESWGYVKVNMDGVIVGRKICIPDHGDYSGLAYHLEDMFGTQVVSGLRLFQDGSEFTLLYKDRSEENWRAVGDVPWKVFVQCVKRLRIARKKADPVPGSSSKFI, encoded by the exons ATGGATTCAAAAATATCGGGATTTCTTCTCAACTCCTCAAATCTTCAGTCAGCTCATTTCGAAGCCAAGCAGGATGATGATGGTAGCATTGATCTGGGCCTTAGTCTGAGAACTCTGCAACGGCCTGAAGATTATCATCCCTCCGGCAGTAGTCGCC TCTTAAGCCTTGAGGGATATGATGATTGGCCTCATGAGGCTAACCTGAACTTGAACAGTTTAAACAGTATGCACCGAAGAAATATCCCAGAAGGTTGTGATGAAGAATCGGAGGGAGTCCAAAGCAAAGAGAGTTGGGGTTATGTGAAGGTTAACATGGATGGGGTTATCGTTGGCCGGAAAATTTGCATCCCTGATCATGGCGATTACTCTGGCCTCGCATATCATCTGGAGGACATGTTTG GGACACAAGTGGTATCTGGGTTAAGGTTGTTCCAGGATGGATCCGAATTCACACTGTTGTATAAGGACAGATCAGAGGAGAATTGGAGGGCTGTTGGTGATGTGCCATGGAA GGTGTTTGTGCAATGTGTGAAGCGGCTGAGGATTGCACGAAAGAAAGCAGATCCTGTTCCTGGTTCTTCATCAAAATTCATCTGA